ATTCAAAGTGAAGATACAGGCTCCTGTAATCCAGGTTTATCGTGCCTACAGTCGCGGTATCGTCATCCGATACGAATATCTTGGCATGGACAAATCCCGGCGTGTATTCAAATATCTGTACGCCGCCCTCAATGAGTTCTTTATAGTATGTTTTGGCAACGGCAAACGCATACCACTTGTCCGGTATATGGGGCATGATGACGGCGACCTCGATCCCGCTTTTCGCCGCGCGGGTCAGCGTCGTTATCATCTCATTGTCAAGAATGAGATACGGCGTCATAATATGTACATACTTCTTCGCGTGATTCAGTATATGGAAGTATACCTCTTCCCCTACATTCTCATCGTCAAATGGGCTGTCCCCGTACGGGATGATATATCCGAGTTCTCTGCGCAGGCCCGGCGTCTTCTCCGTCAGATACTTGCCGTAGCCCTCCGCCCGTCTTTCATCCACATTCCACATCTGCAGGAACATCATCGTAAGACTTTGGACCGCGTCGCCCTTCAGCATGACGGCCGTATCCTTCCAGTGGCCGAATCTCACCTTCTCATTGATATATTCATCCGCAAGATTCACACCTCCCGTGAATCCGACTTTGCCGTCGATCACGCAGATCTTTCTGTGGTCACGGTTATTCTGTACTGTGGAGAGAAACGGCTTTACCGGACTCACCATCTTGCATTTGATGCCGTATCTGCGTATCTGTTCCGGGTAATTATACGGGAGCATGGATATGGCGCACATACCGTCGTACATGAACCGCACTTCCACCCCTTCCCTCACCTTCTCTTTCAAAATGTCGAGGATCGTATTCCACATCCGTCCTTCTTCCACGATAAAATATTCGAGAAAAATAAACTTCCGCGCTTTCTTCAGTTCTCCGGTCATTGCCCGGAACTTGTCCTCACCGAGCGGGAAATATTCCACCTCTGTATTCCGGTAAGTAGGAAATCCAAGCTGGTTGGACAGATAATAGGCAAGCTGCGCGTTGGCCGAACGGCTCGCCCATATGGCGTCCACGATATTCTGGTCCTGCTCCATATACGGGTCTGTCTCCAGCTTCAGATGTGCCAGCCGGTGCTTCATATAGCGTGTGCCGAACTGTGTCTTCGCAAACAGATAAAACAGCGTACCGATGACAGGCAGCGCAAGTACACAGAGCATCCACGTCATCTTAAAAGCCGGATTTCCCTCTGAATTGATGATGTATATAAGGACGATGATGCCCAGTATCGTAAAAGCACCGTATATATATGCCATATATTCTGTCAGATATATAGTTGTTCCTATAAAAATACCGATCTGAAGCAGAAGCAGCAGCAGAATAATTCCGGTTCTGCTGAAAATTATCCTGAACAGCCCTTTTTTAGCTGTTCCGCGGGCTTCATTGTGCATAAATGTGTAACTTCCTTTCTTTTCTTGCTATCTGTACAGTTTAACATACTTTTTTTCTGTCCACAATACAGATAAAGGCACCCTTTTTACCAAAAAAGAAGCCTTTTCCCTTTTCTTTTTCAGCAAAAAGTATTACAATAAGGATTAGTACATGAATGTAAAATTCAGGAAGGAGTTATGATTATGTCCAAGTGGGGTAAAAGATTACTGGGGCTTGCAGCGATCGGAAGCGCGGTTGCAGGACTTGTCTATTATTTTAAGAAGAAAAATATGTGCGATGAGGAAGATGAATTTGAAGATGATTTCGAGGATGAAGATTTTGACCTCGACAATGATCTGAAATCAGCGGCTGACCGGGAATATGTACCGCTGAACCCGTCAGGCAAAGCGGAGGAAGACACCGGCGCTGACGCTGCTTCTGATCCTGCACCGGAAGATAAATAAGACTAAGAAACTATATGTGGCAGGCTCCGTTCCCGGACGCCTGCCATTTTAAACACTGTTTATCTCCAGCAGTCCGCAAGAATACGGACTGCTTCTTTTATCTGCTCTTCCGTCAGATTCGCATAGCCGAGCAGTACAGTACGGCTTGTCTCCTTCGTACCTTGTATCATATAGTCCGAAAGGCCGTACACACGTATATCCCTCTTTGCCGCCCTCTCGATCAATTCTCTCTCCATAAGGCCGTTCCTGAATGTCAGTAGCAGATGTACGCCCGCATGCTCCCCGGATATGCTGCAGATGTCAAGGAGCGGTCTCAGTTCTTCAATGAGCACGTCGTGCCGGCTCTTATAGAGCGCCCGCGTCTTGTTCAGATGCCGCTCATAATACCCCTCTTCGATAAACTTCTGGACGATAAGCTGATCTACCTTGGAAACGGTTGAATTGACAAAACGGCTCTTCTTATTGTACGCATCAAGAAGCGGCTCCGGAAGCACCATATAGCTCAGACGGATGGCAGGCGCGATCGACTTGGAGAACGTGCCGAGATAAATGACCTTTCCGTCAGCGTCATACCCCTTAAGCGCCGGGATCGGCTTGCCCTTATACCGGAATTCACTGTCATAATCATCCTCGATAATATAGCGGTCTTCCCGCTCCTGCGCCCATTTGAGAAGTTCAAGCCTGCGTCCGATCGGCATGACGGTCCCGGTCGGATACTGGTGGGACGGAGTCACATAAGCGACGTCAGCCTCCGCACCGGCCAGTTGCGAGATGCACATCCCGCTCCGGTCCATCCCCACCGAGACTGTCTCATAGGACAGGCTCTTAAAAAGACGGTATGCCTGCATATAGGCAGGGTCCTCAAAAGCGACCTTAAGTCCCGGGCCAAGCACCGTACTGAGCAGCATCAGAATATAATCATTCCCTGCCCCCACGATAACCTGTTCCGGCGTACAGTTCACGCCGCGCGCCTGATAGAGATAACTGCATATGGCGCTTCGGAAACTGTATTCTCCCTGGGAGTCGCCGGAACGGAACAGCTCTGTCCTGTCGTCCGTCAGGATCTCCCTCGAAAGCTTCCTCCACACATTATACGGAAAGCTTTTCAGATCTACTCCGTTCGGCGTAAAATCATACCGGTAGCTCCGCTGTTCTGCCCTGCGTCTCCCGGTCTGCGGCTCTGCCCTCTTGAGATAGTACAGTTCCTCGATCTCGGACACGAAGAATCCCCTGCACGGCCTCGATTCTATATACCCCTCTGAAAGAAGCTGCTCATACGCCAGCTCTACCGTACTCCTGCTCACCTCCAGATAGCCGGACAGCGACCGGGTGGAGGGAAGTTTCTCTCCGTAAGGTATACGCCCTGACTGGATGTCATTCTTAATATAATCGTAGATCTGCTCATAGAGCGGCGTTGCGGAATTCGTCTTAAGATTGATCGTCAGCTCATTCATGGCCGTCTACTTCGGCAGCCTGAAGGAGCTCTTAAGAGATACGATCCTGTTGAACACAAGCTGTCCCGGCGCAGAGTCCTTCGAGTCGATACAGAAGTATCCGTTGCGTACAAACTGGAAGCTGTCACAGCCCTCCGCACTGTCAAAGCTGTCCTCCACATAGCAGTTTTCCAGCACCTCCAGCGAATTCGGATTCAGGTTAAGGGAGCCGTCCTCCTTATTGTACACACCTTTTTCTTCATCCACGAGATTCTCATACAGCCGCACCTGGGCCGGTTTTGCGTACGGCGCCGCAACCCAGTGGATCGTTCCTTTTACTTTGCGCCCGGTGAAGCCGGTGCCGCATTTCGTCTCCGGATCATACGTACAGTGAACGACCGTCACATTACCGTCTTCGTCCGTCTCAAAGCTCTGGCAGGTGACAAAATAGGCGTGCATGAGCCGCACTTCATTGCCCGGGAACAGACGGAAATACTTCTTCGGAGGTTCTATCATAAAGTCGTCCCTCTCAATGTAAAGCTCACGGCAGAACGGTACTTTGCGCGTCCCAAGCTCAGGGTTTTCCATATTGTTGTCCACTTCCAGATATTCTACTTCTCCTTCCGGATAGTTGTCGATCACAAGCTTGATCGGATGAAGCACCGCCATCATGCGCGGCCTCTTAAGCTTCAGATCTTCCCGGATACAGTGCTCCAGCATCGCATAGTCCACCGAGCTCTGGCTCTTGGATACTCCGCACATCTCCACAAACATCCGGATAGACTCCGGCGTAAATCCTCTTCTTCTGAGCGCAGCGATGGAGACGAGCCTCGGGTCGTCCCAGCCGTCCACGACGCCGTCCTGTACAAGCTTTTTGATATAGCGTTTTCCTGTCACCACATTAGTCAGATACAGCTTGGCAAACTCGATCTGGCGCGGCGCGGGATCAAACTCACACTCTTTTACCACCCAGTCGTACAGCGGCCTGTGGTCCTCAAACTCCAGAGTACAGATAGAATGCGTGATCTTCTCCACCGCATCCTCGATCGGATGGGCAAAGTCGTACATCGGATAGATACACCATTTATCCCCGGTATTGTGATGTGACATACGGGCGACACGGTAGATGACCGGATCACGCATGTTAATATTGGGGGAGGCCATATCTATCTTTGCCCGGAGCACTTTCTCTCCGTCCTTATATTCCCCGTTCTTCATGGCCTCAAACAGTGCAAGGTTCTCCTCCACCGTGCGGCCGCGGTAAGGACTGTTCTTTCCCGGTTCCGTCAAAGTTCCCCTGTACTCTCTGATCTCTTCCGCACTCAAATCACAGACGTACGCTTTTCCCTTTTTTATAAGCTTGAGCGCACACTCGTACATGACGTCAAAGTAATCGGACGCAAAATACAGGTGTTCCTTCCAGTTTGCGCCGAGCCATTTTACATCCTCTTTGATAGACTCCACGTACTCTGTGTCTTCTTTCGTCGGGTTTGTATCGTCAAACCTGAGATGGAACGTGCCGTCATACTTCTGTGACAGCCCATAATTCAAAAGAATGGATTTGGCATGTCCTATATGGAGATATCCGTTCGGCTCCGGCGGAAATCTCGTGCAGACCTCCGTATATACCCCCTCCGCCAGGTCTCTATCTATCTCCTGTTCAATAAAATTTCTGGAAATTGTCTCTTCTCCCATTTATAGTCCTCCTTATGGATTCTGTAGCGTTTATGTTCCTTATCTTATCATAAAATAATAGGCAGAACAAGGTCGATCATACACGTTTTTTCAGGGTCAGAAGCGCCTTTATGATGATAGCGGCATGGCGGCGTCTTTCTTCCTCCTTCCGGGCATCCAGTTTCCTTTCCAGGCGTACAGCAGAATGAGCACAGCCCCCACAAGCCATGACACCGGGTATGCCGTCATGACCCAGTCAAGCTTATGTTCTATGGCAAGCGCGCCCCATATCCAGGCAACACGCAGGATACAGAGAGAAAACAGAAAGACGAGCATCGTCTCCAGCGTCTTCCCGGCGCCCCGTATCGTCCCTGAAAGCACCTGCAGTATGCCGAGCAGCCAGTAAAACGGACAGAAGTACCTCATAATATAGACCCCGTAGCCCACCACATCCGGATTCTTGGTAAATACGCCGATCACCTGCGGCGCAAAGGTAAGCAGAAGTATGCCGGTCAAAATCGTGTAGACGACGCCCATGCCGACTGAGACGTACATCCCCTTTTTCACCCTGTCATACTTGCCCGCCCCCACATTCTGCCCTGTGAATGTCGCCGCCGCCATTCCAAAGCTTAAGACAGGAAGTATGTTAAACCCGTCTATCTTGATATATGCGGCAAAGCCCGCCATCGCGACAGCTCCGAAGCTGTTGACACTCGACTGCACGATCACATTGGAGAAAGATATCACGATATTCTGTATTCCGGTCGGCAGCCCGATACGGATGATCTTGGACAGGAGATTATCATAAAAACGGATCTCCTTTATATTTACATGATACACCTCTTTACTTTTTACAAGATATAATATAATGAAGACACACGACAGGAGCTGGCTTATGTCTGTGGCAAGCGCGGCCCCGACGATCCCCATTTTAAGTACGATGACAAACAGAATATCGAGTACGATGTTGGAAAATGCCGCGATCATCAGATATACGAGAGACCGCCGGGAGTTGCCGACCGCATTCAGGATGCCGGCAGACATATTGTAAATAACAGAAAATACAATGCCTCCGAAATACACCTGCAGGTAGACGACTGCCTCCCTGAATACTTCCGCCGGCGTTCCCATCGCCCTCAAAATGACCGGCGCAAGCGCGATGCCGGCCACAGTCAGTATGACCCCGGCCGCGATGGAAATGGCGACGGTCGTGTGGACTGCCTTTTTTAAGCCGTTCTTATCTCCGGCCCCGTAAAACTGCGATATCACAACACCGGCCCCGGCCGATGCGCCGATGCAGAACCCGATCAGCAGATTGATGATAGAAGAACTGGAGCCGACTGCTGCCAGCGCCTCGCTTCCGATATAATTTCCCACGATGATCGAGTCCACCGTGTTGTACAGCTGCTGAAACAGATTCCCGAGGATCAGCGGAATGGAGAAAAACAGAATCTCCTTCCAGATGACCCCTTCCGTCATAACTGTTGATTTTTTCATTTGACATACCCTCTCTCACATTACGAAAAAAAATACTCCCTGAAAGGGAGTAATCAAGCTGCCTAGCGGACTTGAACCGCCGACCTCCGCCTTACCAAGGCGACGCTCTACCGACTGAGCCAAGGCAGCACATGCATGCGATATGCAACGTTAATAATATACAATATCACATGACAGTTTGTCAATATCTTTCACCTATTTTCTGCCCTCTTTCGCGAGAATCTTTTCCGTCTTGCTCTTAATGCGCTGCAGCGCATTGTCCACGGTCTTCGGGCTTTTGTCGATAAGCTTGGCGATCGTGCGGTAATCTGTCCCCATCAGATGCAGATAGAGCACCCTGCTCTCCAGATCGCTCAGCTGTTCCTCCAGCTCGCTCTCCAGCAGGGATACATACTCCTTGCTCAAAAACAGTTCTTCCGGATTGCTCTCGCCCCCGGCCTCCATCGTCTCCAGCAGAGAACCCTTTTCATCCTCCTGGTCGTAAAGCGATATATATGAGTTCAGCGGGCTGTGCTTCTTTCTGCGGGAAGCCTCGATGGCAGAGTACATCTGCCGGGTGATGCACAGCCTGGCAAAGCTGAAAAACGACGCCTGCTGCTCCACGTCATAGTCCTCCACCGCTTTGAACAGGCCGATCATGCCCTCCTGGATGAGGTCGTCGTTCTCCCCGCCCAGCAGATACATGGCATTGGCCTCTTTCCGTACGAGATTCTTATACTTGTCCATAATGTAATCGACGATCGCCTTGTCCCCGGCTCTCAAATTACGGATCAACTGTTCGTCTGTCATTGTTTCATAGTCAGACATAACTGCACCTCTCTACTTCTGAATGCGCTGCCGTACAATCTCATAGGCGAGCACTCCTGCAGCTACCGATGCATTGAGAGAATCTATATTCCCCTTCATCGGGATTCCTGCCGCAAAGTCACACGTTTCCTTTACAAGACGTCCGACTCCCTCGCCCTCATTTCCTATCACTAACCCTATCGGCCCTGTAAGGTTCAGACGGTACATGGACTCTCCGTCCATATCCGCACAGACAAACCAGAGTCCCTTTTCCTTCAGTTCTTCCATCGTCTTTACGAGGTTTGTCACCTTCGCCACGGGTGTGTAATTCAGCGCTCCGGCCGACGTTCTGGCCACCGTGGCCGTAAGCCCCGACGCCCTCCGCTTCGGAATGATCACCCCGTGGGCGCCCGCAAGATTGGCGGTACGGATGATCGCGCCAAGGTTATGTGGATCTTCGATGTTGTCGAGCAGGAAGATAAACGGGTCTTCGCCCCGTTCTTCTGCCAGGGCAAGCATATCATCTACCCCGGCATATTCATAGGCCGCGCCGTATGCGATAACGCCCTGGTGCCTGCCGGTCTCCGACATCTGCGAAAGCCGTTCCTTTGTCACAAAGTTCAGCACCGTATCGTGCTTTTTGGCCTCTCTTACGATCGTGCGCACCGGACCGTCCTGACACCCGTCCAGCACGAACAGCTTATCGATCGGCCTGCCTGAGCGGAATGCCTCCAGCACCGCATTGCGCCCTTCGATCATCAATTCACTTTCCTTCATCTCACTCATTCATTTTCTCCTTTTATACTGTCCAGTCCCAGCTTGACCAGATCAAGCATCCGCTTATAGTCCCGCCTGAGATACAGATATCCCATGAGCGCCTCAAAGCCGGTGGCCCGCCTGTAATCTGTCAGCGACTGGTTTTTGGCAGGTGACACACTCTTTGCGTTCCTGCCTCTTCGGTAGACAGCGTGTTCCTCCTCGGTCAGCTGCCCCTGCAGCGTCCGCATCATCTGCGACTGGGCGGAAGCCTGCACAAAGGCGCTTGTCTCCTTATGAAGCTTGTTCACCTGCCTGTTGCCCTCATTGACCACGAGACTCTTGATCATCAGATCATAAATACTGTCCCCTATATACGCCAAAGTAAGAGGTGAATACTCTTTCATATCCACCTCTTTCATCTGAAAAATCTCGCGCATATACGAATCAAACTGCCATTCTATGCCTTTTTCCATTTTACTCCTTCACGTGTATCTTCCAATATGATCCCTTTCTCAAGCAGAGTGCCGCGGATCTCGTCCGCGCGCGCAAAGTTCTTTTCCTTTCGCGCCGCCTGGCGCTCTGCAATGAGCTTTTCTATCTCTTCTTCCAGCATATCCTCTTTTTTGTCAACAATCAACCCCAATACATCCGTTAATTTTACGAGGCGGGAAAGCAGCGCCTGCAGATAAGCTCTGGAGCTGTGCGCATCCGCCGTCGTGTTGATATATTTCACAAGCTCAAACACTGCCGCCACAGCGTCCGCCGTGTTAAAGTCATCGTCCATCGCCGCCTCAAAGCCTTTGACAAACTCCTCCGATCCTGCAAAAGCCTCCCGCTCCTGGGCAGTCATTTCCTCACTCTTTGCGCTGCCCATGAGGAACTTCAGGTTGCCGGCCGCATTGACGATACGTTCCAGCCCGTTCCTGGACGCCTCCATCAGATCCGCGCTGAAGTTCAGCGGACTTCTGTAGTGGGCGCTCAGCATAAAGAACCGGAGCACCTGCAGGTCATACTGTTCGCTGATCTCCCTGACCGTGCGGAAATTGCCGAGAGACTTGCTCATCTTATGGTTGTCGATATTTAAGAACGCGTTGTGCATCCAGTATTTCGCAAATTCCTTCCCGTTGGCCGCCTCACTCTGGGCGATCTCATTTTCATGATGTGGAAATACGAGATCCTCGCCGCCTGCGTGAATGTCGATCTGTTCACCGAGGTATTTCCTTGACATGACGGAACACTCGATGTGCCAGCCGGGACGGCCGTCACTCCACGGGGAATCCCATGCCGGCTCCCCTTCCTTCTTCGGTTTCCAGAGGACAAAGTCAAGCGGATCTTCTTTTTCATCCTCCCCGGTGACGAGAAGAGAACGTTCTCCGGTGCGCAGGTCATCCAGATTCTTGTGGGAGAGCTTCCCGTAATCTTTAAAGCTCCTCGTGCGGAAATACACTGTCCCGTTCTTTTCGTAAGCATAGCCCTTCTCGATAAGCGACCCTATCATCTCCACCATGCCGCATATCTCTTCCGTGGCGAGCGGATGCTTTGTGGCCGGTTTTACATTCATGCCCTCCATATCCTTCTTGCACTCTTTGATATACCGCTTGGATATCTCATCCGCGGACACGCCTTCCTCGATGGCTTTTTTAATGATCTTATCGTCCACATCAGTGAAGTTGGATACATAATTTACATCAAAGCCCTTATATTCAAAATACCGTCTCACCGTGTCAAACACGATCATCGGCCTCGCATTGCCGATATGGATGAAGTTGTAGACCGTAGGCCCGCACACGTACATCTTGACCTTTCCTTCCTCCACCGGTACAAATTCTTCTTTTTTTCTTGTCAGTGTGTTAAACAGTTTCATATTATTCCTTTTCCTCCTCTTTCAATATTACTATATTGTCTTCCCGCATACACCTCATGCGCTTCTCCATCTCCTGGATCTGACGGTGCATACGTATATTGTCCTTCTGAAGTTCCCGGATATCGTTGCTGATCGGGTCAGGCAGATGCACCTGGTCCATATCCACACGCGGGATCCTCTGGTCGCCCATCTTGACCACCCGGCCCGGCACGCCCACTACCGTACAGTTGGGCGGCACTTCCTCGAGCACGACCGAACCGGCGCCGATCTTGGAATTCTCCCCGATCGTAAACGAACCGAGTATCTTGGCCCCTGCGCTCACCATCACATTGTCTCTGAGCGTCGGATGCCGTTTGCCCTGCTCTTTTCCGGTCCCCCCAAGCGTCACTCCCTGGTAAAGGGTGACATTGTTCCCGATCTCCGTCGTCTCCCCGATGATCACTCCGCTCCCGTGGTCGATAAAAAGCCCCTTCCCGATCCTGGCTCCCGGATGGATCTCTATGCCCGTCTTTCTCGCCGCGCGCTGAGAGATCCATCTGGCCAGGAAAAAGTGCTTTTTCCGGTACAGCTTATGGGCGATCCGGTATCTCAGTATAACCTTGAAGCTCGGATACAGGAACACTTCCATATTCGATTTGATCGCAGGGTCTCGTTCCCTGATTACTTTCACTTCTTCTCTTACATAGGATATTATACCCATAATCAACACCTCTGAAATAAAAAAGCCCCGTCTCTTAACACAGATCAAGAGACGGGGTCTGCCCGCGGTTCCACTCTTGTAGAAGCCGGTGCTTCCACTCGATACACGTAACGTGTGTGACCCGTATCCGGCTACTTGTGTGACCTGTTCGCCGAATCGACTCCCGAATGCACTTCATATGTCCTTCCCTCAAAACTGCTTTCAGCCAGTGACAGCTTCTCTCTGTTAGTTCCGGTACATATTACTCTCTTCGTTCCCTGTCTTTACCATATATATCATATAATATGAGAAAAAGCAGTTTTTGTCAACACTGCTTTTTTCTCCATCACTTATTCATTATTCTTACAGTACGCCGCCGCGTTGATCGCCGCCACC
This is a stretch of genomic DNA from [Clostridium] hylemonae DSM 15053. It encodes these proteins:
- the cls gene encoding cardiolipin synthase, which encodes MHNEARGTAKKGLFRIIFSRTGIILLLLLLQIGIFIGTTIYLTEYMAYIYGAFTILGIIVLIYIINSEGNPAFKMTWMLCVLALPVIGTLFYLFAKTQFGTRYMKHRLAHLKLETDPYMEQDQNIVDAIWASRSANAQLAYYLSNQLGFPTYRNTEVEYFPLGEDKFRAMTGELKKARKFIFLEYFIVEEGRMWNTILDILKEKVREGVEVRFMYDGMCAISMLPYNYPEQIRRYGIKCKMVSPVKPFLSTVQNNRDHRKICVIDGKVGFTGGVNLADEYINEKVRFGHWKDTAVMLKGDAVQSLTMMFLQMWNVDERRAEGYGKYLTEKTPGLRRELGYIIPYGDSPFDDENVGEEVYFHILNHAKKYVHIMTPYLILDNEMITTLTRAAKSGIEVAVIMPHIPDKWYAFAVAKTYYKELIEGGVQIFEYTPGFVHAKIFVSDDDTATVGTINLDYRSLYLHFECGVFIYNNSEVDKIERDFQRTLAKCHKVTLMEVKKRTMLTKIMGQVLRLFAPLM
- a CDS encoding PLP-dependent aminotransferase family protein; this translates as MNELTINLKTNSATPLYEQIYDYIKNDIQSGRIPYGEKLPSTRSLSGYLEVSRSTVELAYEQLLSEGYIESRPCRGFFVSEIEELYYLKRAEPQTGRRRAEQRSYRYDFTPNGVDLKSFPYNVWRKLSREILTDDRTELFRSGDSQGEYSFRSAICSYLYQARGVNCTPEQVIVGAGNDYILMLLSTVLGPGLKVAFEDPAYMQAYRLFKSLSYETVSVGMDRSGMCISQLAGAEADVAYVTPSHQYPTGTVMPIGRRLELLKWAQEREDRYIIEDDYDSEFRYKGKPIPALKGYDADGKVIYLGTFSKSIAPAIRLSYMVLPEPLLDAYNKKSRFVNSTVSKVDQLIVQKFIEEGYYERHLNKTRALYKSRHDVLIEELRPLLDICSISGEHAGVHLLLTFRNGLMERELIERAAKRDIRVYGLSDYMIQGTKETSRTVLLGYANLTEEQIKEAVRILADCWR
- a CDS encoding glutamine--tRNA ligase/YqeY domain fusion protein, with amino-acid sequence MGEETISRNFIEQEIDRDLAEGVYTEVCTRFPPEPNGYLHIGHAKSILLNYGLSQKYDGTFHLRFDDTNPTKEDTEYVESIKEDVKWLGANWKEHLYFASDYFDVMYECALKLIKKGKAYVCDLSAEEIREYRGTLTEPGKNSPYRGRTVEENLALFEAMKNGEYKDGEKVLRAKIDMASPNINMRDPVIYRVARMSHHNTGDKWCIYPMYDFAHPIEDAVEKITHSICTLEFEDHRPLYDWVVKECEFDPAPRQIEFAKLYLTNVVTGKRYIKKLVQDGVVDGWDDPRLVSIAALRRRGFTPESIRMFVEMCGVSKSQSSVDYAMLEHCIREDLKLKRPRMMAVLHPIKLVIDNYPEGEVEYLEVDNNMENPELGTRKVPFCRELYIERDDFMIEPPKKYFRLFPGNEVRLMHAYFVTCQSFETDEDGNVTVVHCTYDPETKCGTGFTGRKVKGTIHWVAAPYAKPAQVRLYENLVDEEKGVYNKEDGSLNLNPNSLEVLENCYVEDSFDSAEGCDSFQFVRNGYFCIDSKDSAPGQLVFNRIVSLKSSFRLPK
- a CDS encoding MATE family efflux transporter — encoded protein: MKKSTVMTEGVIWKEILFFSIPLILGNLFQQLYNTVDSIIVGNYIGSEALAAVGSSSSIINLLIGFCIGASAGAGVVISQFYGAGDKNGLKKAVHTTVAISIAAGVILTVAGIALAPVILRAMGTPAEVFREAVVYLQVYFGGIVFSVIYNMSAGILNAVGNSRRSLVYLMIAAFSNIVLDILFVIVLKMGIVGAALATDISQLLSCVFIILYLVKSKEVYHVNIKEIRFYDNLLSKIIRIGLPTGIQNIVISFSNVIVQSSVNSFGAVAMAGFAAYIKIDGFNILPVLSFGMAAATFTGQNVGAGKYDRVKKGMYVSVGMGVVYTILTGILLLTFAPQVIGVFTKNPDVVGYGVYIMRYFCPFYWLLGILQVLSGTIRGAGKTLETMLVFLFSLCILRVAWIWGALAIEHKLDWVMTAYPVSWLVGAVLILLYAWKGNWMPGRRKKDAAMPLSS
- a CDS encoding sigma-70 family RNA polymerase sigma factor; this translates as MSDYETMTDEQLIRNLRAGDKAIVDYIMDKYKNLVRKEANAMYLLGGENDDLIQEGMIGLFKAVEDYDVEQQASFFSFARLCITRQMYSAIEASRRKKHSPLNSYISLYDQEDEKGSLLETMEAGGESNPEELFLSKEYVSLLESELEEQLSDLESRVLYLHLMGTDYRTIAKLIDKSPKTVDNALQRIKSKTEKILAKEGRK
- the rlmB gene encoding 23S rRNA (guanosine(2251)-2'-O)-methyltransferase RlmB; translation: MSEMKESELMIEGRNAVLEAFRSGRPIDKLFVLDGCQDGPVRTIVREAKKHDTVLNFVTKERLSQMSETGRHQGVIAYGAAYEYAGVDDMLALAEERGEDPFIFLLDNIEDPHNLGAIIRTANLAGAHGVIIPKRRASGLTATVARTSAGALNYTPVAKVTNLVKTMEELKEKGLWFVCADMDGESMYRLNLTGPIGLVIGNEGEGVGRLVKETCDFAAGIPMKGNIDSLNASVAAGVLAYEIVRQRIQK
- a CDS encoding Mini-ribonuclease 3; its protein translation is MEKGIEWQFDSYMREIFQMKEVDMKEYSPLTLAYIGDSIYDLMIKSLVVNEGNRQVNKLHKETSAFVQASAQSQMMRTLQGQLTEEEHAVYRRGRNAKSVSPAKNQSLTDYRRATGFEALMGYLYLRRDYKRMLDLVKLGLDSIKGENE
- the cysS gene encoding cysteine--tRNA ligase, whose protein sequence is MKLFNTLTRKKEEFVPVEEGKVKMYVCGPTVYNFIHIGNARPMIVFDTVRRYFEYKGFDVNYVSNFTDVDDKIIKKAIEEGVSADEISKRYIKECKKDMEGMNVKPATKHPLATEEICGMVEMIGSLIEKGYAYEKNGTVYFRTRSFKDYGKLSHKNLDDLRTGERSLLVTGEDEKEDPLDFVLWKPKKEGEPAWDSPWSDGRPGWHIECSVMSRKYLGEQIDIHAGGEDLVFPHHENEIAQSEAANGKEFAKYWMHNAFLNIDNHKMSKSLGNFRTVREISEQYDLQVLRFFMLSAHYRSPLNFSADLMEASRNGLERIVNAAGNLKFLMGSAKSEEMTAQEREAFAGSEEFVKGFEAAMDDDFNTADAVAAVFELVKYINTTADAHSSRAYLQALLSRLVKLTDVLGLIVDKKEDMLEEEIEKLIAERQAARKEKNFARADEIRGTLLEKGIILEDTREGVKWKKA
- the epsC gene encoding serine O-acetyltransferase EpsC, with amino-acid sequence MGIISYVREEVKVIRERDPAIKSNMEVFLYPSFKVILRYRIAHKLYRKKHFFLARWISQRAARKTGIEIHPGARIGKGLFIDHGSGVIIGETTEIGNNVTLYQGVTLGGTGKEQGKRHPTLRDNVMVSAGAKILGSFTIGENSKIGAGSVVLEEVPPNCTVVGVPGRVVKMGDQRIPRVDMDQVHLPDPISNDIRELQKDNIRMHRQIQEMEKRMRCMREDNIVILKEEEKE